gtcaagggcacatgcctgggttgtggggttgatccccagtgtggggcgtgcaggaggcagccaatcaatgatcctctctcatcattgatgtttctctttctctctccctcttcctctttgaaataaataaaaaaatatttttttaaaaaatagagagagatgccctaaccagtttggctcagtggatagagcattggcctgcagactcaagggtcccaggttcaattctggtcaagggcatgtaccttggttgcgggcacatacccagtggggagtgtgcaggaggcagctgatcgatgtttctctctcattgatgtttctaactctctatccctctcccatcctctctgtaaaaaattaataaaatatatatttttaaaaaagagagagagagagagagacgagggGAGGGCGGTGGTGGGCTGAGATGCCAGGGGAGAAGAAACCAAgctgctttcctttctctcctacCAGCTAACCCACCCGTCCCCTGAGGCTGGAAGCCGTGGAGGATGCGAAACAGTAGATCTTGGCACTTTCCCCAAACACATGAAGCCAGACACCAGGtaccgcccagcccagcccagctggagGGCTTCGTGCACGAAGTAGCTGTTAGGACAGGGTGCTGATGCCAACCCGAGCGGCCAGGTAGGCAATATAAATAAATCCTCTGAGAGATTCCCTATGTGACAGTCATGTTGTCTGTAAATAGAGACCATCTGTGTGCCTCTCGTTTTTTCTTCCTGCACAAGCTAGACCCTCCGGGAAGATGCTGAATAGGCGTGGGGAGGAGCAGACATCCCCGCCCTCTCCTCACTAAtaggggaaaagctttcagtctttcactATTTAATGTGATGCCAACTGTATGTTCTTTGTAgatgccttttgtttttttagatatgtttttattgatttcagagagggagagattgaaatatccatggtgagagagaatcactgatcggctgcctcctgcacacaccccactggggatcgagcccgcaacccaggcctgtgcccttgacccgaatcgaacccgggatgcttcagtccgcaggccgacgccctgtCCACCAAGCaaacccagctagggctgtagATGCCTTTTAGACGGTTGAGAAAGTGCCCGTCTATGCCATTCGCTGAGAATTTTTCTCGTGAAGGGGCGTTGAGTTTTGTCAAATGTCTTCTCTGTGTCATTTCCACGGCACAGCTTGTTACACCTGCCCCAGAGTGACAACACCAGCCAGAAGCCGGGGTGGCACTAGGCCAAGCCCCCAAGGCTGCCAGGCCGAGGGCTCAcccgtccctcagcccagatggTCCAGCAACCTGACCAGATGCAGCCTGGGATAGCTTCCTCATGGTGGCTCCCCCAACTCACCACCTCGGGCGGCGGGGAGTCCAGGACGGCCTGCCTCCAGGAGGAATGGATTGCTGTTCCCCTCACCTCCAGCGGGAATGGGCCCTCGCTGGTGCAGACCTGGATGCAGCAGGCCCCTAGGATCCCATTAGACAAATTGGAACAAAGGTGCAAGaacattcatttatttgcataaggtccccagcaggggaggacagcccGAGACCTAGGTACTGGACTTCAAGGTCTGTGATCCTGCTTCCTTTTACCTGCTGAGCTGGCCCAACACCCGGGGCTGGGCGCCGGCAGGAGGCCCGAGCGGCAGGGGCTGGTGCCCAGCGATGGCTCAGGTGGGGCCAGCCTGGTGCAGCCAAGCGGCCGGCACCttcgcccccctgcccccctcggTTCAAAGGTtcgggccccgccccccaggtcccGAGCCGCTTTGAAGTGCTGATGGGGCCTGGAAGGGGCCACTTCACACCTCGGGCTCCGGATAGAGCGGCCGCCTCGGGGATAAAAAGGTCGCTGGCCGCCGTCCCGAGACGCGCCGCTGCTGCCATGGCCCAGCCCCTGTGCCCGCCGCTCTCCGAGCCCTGGATCTTCCCCGCGGGCTGGGGCGCCGCtccgcctcccccgccctccgACTGGGGCCGCGCCTGCTCCCCCGCCTCGTCCCCGAACTCCTGGGGCAGCGCCCCGGCCGGCAGCCCCGCGCCCAGCCCCCGGCGCGGCCCTCGTGCCGGGAGGCGCGGCGCCCGCAGCGGCCGcctgggcagcgggcagcggCAGAGCGCCAGCGAGCGCGAGAAGCTGCGCATGCGCACGCTCGCCCGCGCGCTGCACGAGCTGCGCCGCTTCCTGCCGCCGTCCGTGGCGCCCGCCGGCCAGAGCCTGACCAAGATCGAGACGCTGCGCCTGGCCATCCGCTACATCGGCCACCTGTCGGCCGTGCTGGGTCTCAGCGAGGACGGCCTGCGGCGCCGGCGCCCGCGACGCTGCGACGAGACGCCCCCTCGGGGCTGCCCGCTCTGCCCCGACGGCGGCCCCGCGCAGGCGCAGACGCAGACGCAGGCGCGCGGCCAGATCCTGGGCTCCGCCGTCCGCGCGGCGGGGTCTTGGGGGTCCCCGCCCGCCTGTCCCGGCGCCGCAGCGGTGCCCATGCCCGTGCGCTGTGAGGAGGCAGCGCGCCCGCAAGGGCTTGCGATGCAGCCGGGCCCCTCGTCTCCGGTTAGTATCTCCTGCCCCCGCCGTCGTGTGGGCGCCGCTCAGTGTCGGCGTCCGAGACGCGCAGCCCGGCCTCCCGCTGGCTTCCCAGAGTCTCGAAGCTGGGGTGCCCGGGCGCCCACgcggtgagggcagggaggggacacgCGAGGGGCAGGGTCCCCCGGGAGTGGAGCCCCGGAGCGCCGAGGGTCACGctgttccctctccccccacagcccTATCCCGGCCACGTGCTGCCCCAGCTGGAGACCTGGATGCCCCCGTCGCCCCTGGAGTGGCGCCCGGCCTGAGTAGTTGAAGGGACGGCGGACGGCTGGCGGCCTGTGTGCGCACTGCGGCCTCCTCGCCTCGGCACCTTCCCGGGTCCCTGTCCGGACTCCCTCCCCGCGGGGGGCAGCGGCGAGGCTGGCCAGGGCGAAGGGCGCGCCGGCGGGTGAGAGCCGGCCCCACCTGGACgaccttccccagcccctgcccgatGGGACCCGCAGGCGGGACGCTTTGAGGCCGGGCttagtgtgtatttatttatttgtgaataaACTGCGCTGGTGTCAATCGGCGGTTTCTCTTTTTGCGTGGATGCAAagctcccaccccctccagggagcataggggaggtgggagggtgtcCTGCCGTCTTCAGCCCCCGGGGCACCTGGCCCCCAGCACCTCCTGTTCAGACGGGTCAGCCTGGAGCGGGAGGCAGGCGCTTCCTACGGGAAAGTGGCAGGAAACGGAGTCCGTCCATCTTTTCTTTGAAGCTGGTGGGCTGGAAAAAACTAAAGGATctctagaaaataaatacatctcCATCAGCGAGTACTGACTCATCGGGGCCTTTACACATTTTATACCCAAATAACCTTTTTGCAGAAGCCCAAACTGAGGGTCACCCCTCCAGCGCGGGTAGGATTTTGTCAGCTGCGTCCATTCCGGGGACTTCGGGGACGCCGGTTCTAAGGGGCCATTTCCCATGTCCCGAGCCCTTTCTTCCCCTGGTGCTGGAGCATCCTGGCCTGGACGCTGGGATTTTCCCATCTTCCTTCGCTCCCGCGTGGTTTAGGGACATAACAGTGAGCCAATCCTGAGTTTATGGAGCCTTGACCTCCCAGAGGCAGAGGCCCATCTGACTGCGTTCACGTCCGCCCACCTGACCTAGAACCAGGCCAAGCTGCCACACCCCTGTCTAGGTTGGCTGGATTCAGATGAGGGAAgggctgtgtggggaggggaggcttgAGGCCAGGAGCCTGGCTTGGGCCCGGGGGTCTGGTGAGCAgccggccctggccagtgaggtGGGCAGGGGGACAGATCCCCTGTCCAAGAGTCCCTCAGCCTCGGTGGACACCTGCTTCTCCCCTGCACCCCCTCAACCTTCTTTGAAACACAGGACCTGGTATTTGCTTTTTATAAGCTCTTTAATGAGATGTAATTTGCATACCGTAAAAAGTTCACCCTTTAAAGTATATTTGAATGATTTTCATATATTCAGGGAGTTATGCAGCTGTCaccactaattttttttcaatatatatttttattgatttcagagaggaagggagagaaagagaaaaacatcaatgatgagagagaatcagtgatcagctgcctcctgccctcccccactgtggatcgagctggcaacccaggcatgcacccttgactggactcgaacccagaacccctcagtccgcaggccgatgctctatccactgagccaaaccagctaggccatcatcactaattttagaacatttcatcaccccccCAGAAGGAAactctgaaacctgtataattttattagtcagtgccaccccaatacattcaatcaAAACAAAATCTTGTTTCCATTGGCAGTCCCTCCCCACTATTCTACTGctgcgccccagccccagcccactaCTCTACTTTGTATAGAGTTTCCTTTTCTGAACATTTCGTATGAATGGGCCATAGGATATGTgactttttgtgtctggcttttttcacttagcgtgcgggtttttggtttcttttctttgccctggagtattccattgtatttataGATCACAGTTTATTTACCTGTTGACGTTGATGGGTTTGTCTTGCTCCTGCTCGGGCCAGGAGGGTCAGTAAttcacggtgtgtgtgtgtggggggggtcacTGTCCTGCATTTCAGGGGCACCCTGCCATGTTTGTCTTCAGAGAGTGGGATCCCAAAGCACAGGCCCTGCAGTGGGGGTGAGGCCCACTTTCCCGCACCTCCACCCTGTCACTCTCCCCTCCCAGGACCCTAAGCTGGGGGGATGGGGCATCGTTTTCTCCAGGATCCTACCCGGTTTAGAAAGTCTATTTGCATGGCAAAGGCCccgcagggtgggagggggaattAAAGTTATTAGCAAGTCTTTTCACAGATAAGTGGGGCTTGTTGGCCGGCCCCTCCCCTGCGgagggcctctgctgcctctccgAGCTGGAGGCCTCCTGCCGTTTATTAGCGCCTGAGTGTGGTTCTCATTAACAGGGCTCTGCTAATTAGACGGAGGGCAGGAGATGGGACGGATCACCTCCCACCGCTTGTCGTCCCCACCCCTTCCTGGGCCAGCCGCACCGAACTCGGCGGAAGTCCTGATGCCTGTCCAGAAAGGCAAGACAGTCGCCAGCGCCCAGGTAGGTGAGCCGTGCCCACCCAGAGGGCCAGGACGGTGACCAGCACCCAGGTAGGTGAGCCGTTGTCGCATGTTCTCGTTTCTCAGCTAATCTGTGAGGTGAGCCCTCGCTAAAGGGTGGCAAAGTGCAGTAaggaagccctagccagtgtggctcagtggatagagcgttggcctgcagactgaagggtcccaggttcgattccagtcaagggcacatgcccaggttgcaggctcgatccccagtagcgggtggtcaggaggcagccaatcagtgattctctctcatcattgatatttctctctctctctcccttcctctcggaaatcaataaaaatatgtatttttaaaaagtgctgtaAAGAAGAGGCTGATACCGTGTTCATACAGATGTTCAGTGGTGGCCCTGGGATTGGGCCCAGATGCGACTCCAGAACCTGTGGTTACTCACAGGTGCGCTGCCTCTGTGACAGCTGAGAGCTGGCTGGCAGCTCACCTCACCTCACCCGGGGCCCTGGTAGggtgccctggtctggatggtggGAGAGAGACCGACAGCATCAGCACGGGGCGCCGCCGGGCCCGGCTGACCCTGGTCACCTCGTCACAGCACTTGCACAGCCTGACAGGTTCGAACTCACGTGATGGAGAAGCGAAGGGCAGTGACTATGGGCCAGGCGCTGAGCGTCGGACCTGAAATCCACCATCTGATTTCAAGTCATTTTAGCCTCGGAGCCGGGGGAGGCAGGCGGTGTGCGCTATTTCACAGATCGGGatgaggaaggtgaagggatttttCATGAAACCAGTATGTGGcgtttggggtggggaggaggatgggaggtAGGTGACCATTCCGGTCTTCGGCACAGCCCTGGCAGGCAAGTGCGCATGCGTGAGTGTGTCTCGGGTGTAAAATAAAGCTTGTGGTGCACATGGGCAGGACACGTGCTTCTGCGTGTCGACCACATGTTCCTGCTGGGACAGCTGGATGCTGGTGCTGGATGGGCCagtgttgctgtttttttaaaatatgttttgattgatttcagggaggaagggagagggggagagagctagaaacatcagtgatgagagagaatcatggatcggctccCACATTGGGGTCTGAGCCCGccatccgggcatgtgccctgaccgagtgacctcctggttcagaggtcgacgctccGCCACTGCGCCACGCCGGCCGGGTGGGCCAGTGTTTTAAGGAGGGGCAGCTAAGCCGATCCCACTCAAGGACATACCAGGGTCACACCATGAACCCGGCTGGGGTGCAGAGGAAGGGGAGCATCAGCTAGTCAGTACCAGCATCGTGGGGAGGTGTCCCGCCACCCGGGAGCAAGTGTGTGacccaggggaggaggggggtggggatgcGTAAGAAGTTGCCGTCACGCGCTGGCCGGTGTGGTACAGcgggttgagcgtcatcccatgcactgaaaggtcgccggttcaattcctcgtcagtgaaagatcagacagaggccggaaaccaggactacaggctttattagaggagcaggacctgccgggctgtctggcaaggggaggacagcagcggGTGCTGGGGCGGgaacgccttttgaggggcggaatgggaaggggtggggggctgcgtgtactcggcgcacactgattggtggcttactgcatggtccatataggacaagggcttaggggatttggcaggtgtggattggtggtccaatgtgtagtccatataaggtacatggttagtcactcaggtatttccaggctgcaggttacgtcatactccgcccaccagttggcggggcgggttgggggggggggggatgtggggaGGATCTATCAGTCCGGGCACaagtttcagactcaatccctggtcagggtgtgtgcagcaggcaaccaatagatgttcctctctcatattgatgtttctctctctctctctctctcaccctctccctttccttcttcctctccctctctctctcaaaatcagtaagaacatatatctatttttttaaatcccgcTTGCtatagccagtttgctcagtggatagagcatcagcctgtggactgacgggtcccaggtttgattctgatcaaggaaacatgcccgggttgtgggctcgatcccagtggggggtgtgcaggaggcagccgatgggtgattctctctcatcgttgaagtttctctctctctccctctcccttcctctctgacatcaataaaaatatatttaaaaaaccaaacaaaaaacctgcTTGCGGTCTGTGGGCGGATTATCATGGAGACGGGACTCCTGAACCCCTGCAGTTCTCAAAGGCACCACACGGTGTCCTCAGAGAGGCAGGCGTGGCCTTCAGCTGCGGGCGCCCTCTATCCAGTTTTCCTGGGAAGGCGGTTTCTTAGAGAAGAGAAAGGTGCCCGTCTGCCCCTCTCCTGTGCCCCCCGggttcctgggccagaggcgagGGGCAGCGTGGCCCGGTCCCCGCCGGCCACCTCACCtggctcctctccctctcccgtctgTGTGAGCTCAGGCAGTCACTCCCCCGCTCGAGCCCCAGCCTCTCCAGGGCGGTTCCATGCCGTTATGAGGCAGCACCgagtgggaagagaaaggggTGGAGAAGAGGGGGGCCACACCGCAGCTGGGGCGGGAGTGGCCGTCCGTCGGGCAGGGGTCCTcacaggcctgggccctgcttgGTCGGGCCTGGGTGGGAGCAGAGGGCTACACCCCACACCACCCTGGAAGCTGGAAACAATATCGCCGTTTATTTGGGTGACACAGCGGCCTGCCCGCCCGAGGGCTCTGACAGTCGGCATCGTGACTGAAACCCCCCAAACAGTCCCTCTCCCCCTGCTGGCTCTGCGGGGGCCCAGGCCCCAAGTCCAGGCCCCTGGGCCCTTCGTCTCTTCACCTCGGGGCGTGGCCTGGTCACTTCCTGATGCTCTCTCTCTGCAGAAACAGCGAGTACCTCCGCAGCCGGGTCCAATGCTCCTTCTCCTTCACCTTGTTCTCCAGCTTCTGACACCTGGGGGTGGAGATGAGAAGGGCGTGCTTGGTGCCGCGCCCCCAACCGGCCCGGGTCCCAGGGCGGGCCTGACCACCCTGTGCCAGCATCAGGAACGCTCCGGACTCGGCCTGGTGCACGGAGGGCACCCGAAACgccttttaaaaaatccctatttttactgatttcagagaggaagggaggagagaggtaggaacatcaatgatgagaaagaagcgttgatcggctgcctcctgcacgccccacactggagatcgagcctgcaacctgggcatgtgccctgaccaggaatcgaaccgtgacctcctgggtcataggtcgatgctcaaccactgagccacgccggccgggcaaacCGGACACAGACACACTTTTGGGGGAATGAGGGTGACATGGCAGAGCGTGAGGTGGACAGTGGCCGGTGGCACAGGGAACTCAGGAACTGAGGTCTGTGAGCGCGGACCGCGTTGCACACACCGGGGTGCCAGCGCGCCGTTTCATAAGCGTTTCTTGAGCATCTGCCAGTGGCAGGCACTGGTGCAAGTGTCGGGCTGGCCAGAGTGACCACACAGCACGTCCCTGTCCCCAGGGAGTGGGGGCGACAGAGTGAGAGAGCACTGTGACAGGAGGCATCTGAGCGCCACAGAGGTCACGCACGcgcagagaggaggcagggagcagcGCGTGGGGTGCTCTCAGGAGATGACGGGTCTGAGTAGGGGTTTTCAAAAAGTAACGGTGGAttggttttgttttcagttttttaaaatatatttttttgatttcagagaggaagggagagggagagagagagaaacatcaacgatgagagagaatcatggatcggctgcctcctgcacaccccacattggggatcgagcccgcaacccgggcatgtgccctgaccgggaatcgaatgtgggacccttccgtcctcaggccgaagctctatccactgagccgaaccggccagggctttagtgttttgttttaataacaaACGAGTGCACGTTCACGTTCATTTCCAGTGCACGGGACGCCTGCAGTGCCTTGCAAAGCCTTGGACCTCCAGGAGCCTGCCTGACTGCACGGTGGGGGCTGTGTCTGTAGGGGATTTTCCAGGGAGTCGGGAGTCGTCCCTTTGTTTCTCAAGGAAGGCAAAGGAAAGTTAGGCTGGGCGCACCCTTTCCTCCCCAAGGATATTAACAAAGGGGGTTGGCACaccatccctccccctcctcctccagcctcgAGGGAAATGTCACCCGGTGTCCACACagggcctgcccagcccctcGCCAGGGGACCCCTGTGCCCTGTGAGCCCCGGGTCTGTGGGGTCACCCAGAAGCCCACTTACGGCAGGAAGATGGGTGGGCGGAACCTGGACCGAGCTTGGCCTGTATCCTGTAACCCACGGGGAttaaagggagagggacagactgTTTCTGTCTGCTTCCTGGTGTCCAGAAATTGCTGTGGTCAAATGTTTGGCCCAGTCAGAGATGGCAGACACTAGAACAGACGGGGAGGGGAACCAGATGGAAATGGTGCCCCTGAGGCCCCGGCTGGATGGGGCAGAGGCCAGGCGGGGCGCAGCGGGAGGGGGTGGGCGCCCTTGGCAGCACCGGCCCCCTTTCAGGGCCCTGAAGGCGGACTTCGGTTCACGCTGCTGCTTGCGAAAGCCCCAGGGCGGATTTTGTAAAAGCAATTTGGACAGACCAGGACAGGCCTGAAACTTTGACTCTGTTGCCTCACCAACCCATTGCCTTCAAGTTTCACCTAGATTCAGGGCCAATGGAAACTTCCAGACACCagctataaatagaaaaaaaaaataagatgggaTCAAAGCCTTTAGATGTACATGGATGTGTGTGGTAAACGGCGAGAGTAACGTGTTAACGACAGGCCTAGGCTGTGAGTATGCGGGTGTTCGCGGACATTTTTTTCAAAGCGGCTGTGTGTTTGAAAGTCTTCGTGATAAAATGGGGTgggaaagccctaaccggtttggctcagtggatagtgttggcctgcggattcaagggtcccaggtttgattccggtcaagggcaggtaccctggttgcaggcacatccccagtggggagtgtgcaggaggcagctgatccatgtttctctctcatcgatgtttctaactctatccctctcccttcctctctgtaaaaaatcaataaaatatatatttaaaaaaatggggtgGGAAAGCCCCCGACATCTAACTCCGAGCAAACAGAACAGGAAAGCCTTCTTTACGTCGTGGTGTTACCCAATGGATCGCTGGGACCCAGGTCACAAAATGGGTGTGACTGGGACCCCGTGATTAGGTCCACGGAAAGGTTCCTTCCAGCAGGGTTGCCACACCACACAGTgcaccccctcccagctcctgccgGGTCCCTGGACCCGGGAGCACTCCCCTAAGTTCCCACTGCGTGGCTAGCCCCAAGCCATGCCCCTGGCCCCCAGGGCCCCCGCTGCCCGCCCTTTTCCCTGCAGAATGTTCTGGGAGGCCGGCTCCTCCACCCACTCAGCACTGTGGGGcattggggggggtggggtgtccaACCTCCATGTGAGAGGCAGACAAGCACTCTGGGTAAATCTTTAATCGGGAAACGTCGCTGTCCCTCTCTTCACTGTCCTCCTTGCCCAGGACCCTTTGGCCGTATTCCTCTCCGGATGAGCCCCATGCTTCCCTCCAGGAGATACTGAAAGCCACCGAAGCTACCCACCGCAGCCCAGGGAGGAGCAGTGGTCAGGGAGGAGGCGCTGCGGCGCCCCCCGGTGGTGATGTGTAGAATTTCCCTGGCGTGAACTTGGATTAACGTCGTCATCATCATCGGCATGTATCTACTGTTTATTGAGCGACCACTCTGTGCCTAGTGCTCTGcatgtatttttaagaatatatttttattgccctggccggtttggctcagtggatagagcgtcggcctgcggactgaaagatcccaggttcgattccggtcaagggcatgtaccttggttgcgggca
This sequence is a window from Myotis daubentonii chromosome 21, mMyoDau2.1, whole genome shotgun sequence. Protein-coding genes within it:
- the MESP1 gene encoding mesoderm posterior protein 1, producing MGPGRGHFTPRAPDRAAASGIKRSLAAVPRRAAAAMAQPLCPPLSEPWIFPAGWGAAPPPPPSDWGRACSPASSPNSWGSAPAGSPAPSPRRGPRAGRRGARSGRLGSGQRQSASEREKLRMRTLARALHELRRFLPPSVAPAGQSLTKIETLRLAIRYIGHLSAVLGLSEDGLRRRRPRRCDETPPRGCPLCPDGGPAQAQTQTQARGQILGSAVRAAGSWGSPPACPGAAAVPMPVRCEEAARPQGLAMQPGPSSPPYPGHVLPQLETWMPPSPLEWRPA